Proteins encoded together in one Impatiens glandulifera chromosome 1, dImpGla2.1, whole genome shotgun sequence window:
- the LOC124922418 gene encoding uncharacterized protein LOC124922418 isoform X1: MASTVLKNHLPLSPTTQETEPNNIITLTEWGLKTRLVSRENSISRRFSASYLRNLRDDTKSFRSNFTISSTTSSPGYPLFKDFDQEIIDPSTYSFTNAIRALQARSSNCWEMISPSREGICLNSKWTEAEKYISNPLSGEVPIACLSSKTLENTSFRHLTGKITMSAPLLYSSLSRQPCPVSPLIISHDHQDQDQELHHHFPHSPDKKLRTRDVGTQSSTPLEVSSRGSSPIQDQNEIIKKKTDIVDDDSLLLSIIAKLKFDDKMQVEVKEVSREKGVEEEEEKKGDMELKKSIINGRKKTMTGRCLPWKGGLWVVCKSGQRRSGEEQKTSCSNRQRKKSISVHNHII, encoded by the exons ATGGCATCGACGGTCTTAAAAAACCACCTTCCGTTGAGTCCAACGACCCAAGAAACAGAGCCTAATAATATAATCACCCTCACAGAATGGGGACTGAAAACTCGTCTTGTCAGCCGTGAAAACTCCATTTCTAGAAGGTTTTCAGCTTCATACCTACGTAATTTGAGAGATGATACCAAATCTTTCCGATCAAACTTCACCATTTCCAGCACCACTTCTTCCCCTGGTTATCCCCTCTTCAAAG ATTTTGATCAGGAAATTATTGATCCATCAACTTATTCCTTCACTAACGCCATTCgag CTCTACAAGCGAGATCATCAAACTGTTGGGAAATGATATCTCCATCGCGGGAAGGGATTTGTTTGAACTCGAAATGGACTGAAGCTGAGAAATATATATCAAACCCTTTATCTGGAGAAGTTCCAATCGCCTGTCTTTCTTCAAAAACACTTGAAAACACTTCATTCCGTCACTTAACTGGAAAGATAACAATGTCAGCTCCTCTTCtttactcttctctctctagacaACCTTGTCCAGTTTCCCCTCTCATCATCTCACATGATCATCAAGATCAAGATCAAGAGCTTCATCATCATTTCCCTCATTCGCCag ATAAGAAGTTGAGGACAAGAGATGTTGGAACACAGAGTAGTACACCATTAGAGGTTAGTTCACGTGGTTCAAGCCCAATTCAAGATCAGAATGAAATCATCAAGAAGAAGACAGATATTGTTGATGATGACTCCCTTCTTCTTTCTATTATTGCTAAATTGAAGTTTGATGATAAG ATGCAGGTGGAAGTGAAAGAGGTATCTAGAGAGAAAggagtagaagaagaagaagagaagaaagggGATATGGAATTGAAGAAATCAATAATTAATGGTAGGAAGAAGACAATGACTGGTAGATGCTTGCCGTGGAAGGGTGGTTTATGGGTGGTGTGTAAATCAGGGCAGCGAAGAAGTGGGGAAGAACAGAAGACCAGCTGCAGCAATAGACAAAGAAAGAAGAGTATTTCAGTTcacaatcatattatataa
- the LOC124919361 gene encoding uncharacterized protein LOC124919361 isoform X1: MAIASTAASETKPESNSKVKGQGGRKKKEKGSQIPEDGTLSQSSEIVEEKQKQKRKRTENPGVRLIGGRLYDSENGKSCHQCRQKTMDVMAPCKNKKKDKQCTILYCHKCLLNRFGSYDVLNCKATYISFVELKRFYLSLKWLLLFDSRYGEKAEQVSVVEDWFCPRCRGNCNCSFCMKKRGHKPTGILVHTAKSIGFSSVSEMLLVRGSDNQSGKEPPLSIQEKQDKNIVSEDTDIDLADQKCKKVKEENVQDGRYNDVVQEMQNGDLKSGTKGKTVRRKPTKLKVEKDSICSISRSIVAEIPLPEGSELKSVLSIELQPEEVGHALQFLEFCTAFGEVIELKKDEPQYILRDIVRGGRVREGKSSPVAQFLVQSLSLIQSDSGEGSPVISHSLSHKNSWLRALHKCLSESKYLSEQLKLDQFDGGADSYDSLNSIERLILVNFVCDEVLCTSKVRTYIDEQKLKFYEKVKENKEKVVAAKQKKKQLKQQMRDEVAQAIIAKNSIPLSISEHEAIVSKNKMQVAEAHDEMLQSKEMLCTEKQYCKAIRTKPILVDTEGHSFWRLKGFDDEFNVLRLDASLQPESEYSEKWFIYEEQKEEMEKYLSFRQTR, encoded by the exons ATGGCCATTGCTTCAACGGCTGCTTCAGAAACGAAACCAGAGTCTAATTCGAAAGTTAAGGGTCAGGGCGGTCGTAAGAAAAAGGAGAAGGGCTCACAGATACCAGAAGATGGTACCTTATCGCAGTCATCAGAGATCGTGGAGGAGAAGCAGAAGCAGAAGAGGAAGAGAACTGAGAATCCAGGTGTTCGTCTTATCGGCGGTCGCTTATACGATTCTGAGAATGGGAAATCTTGTCATCAG TGTCGACAAAAGACCATGGATGTTATGGCACCTTGcaagaataagaaaaaagatAAACAATGCACGATCCTGTACTGCCATAAGTGTTTGTTGAATAGGTTTGGATCCTATGATGTCCTTAATTGTAAAGCAACTTACATATCTTTTGTTGAgttaaaaagattttatttgaGCTTAAAATGGTTACTTCTATTTGATTCCAGGTATGGCGAGAAAGCAGAGCAGGTGTCAGTTGTAGAGGATTGGTTTTGTCCTAGGTGCCGAGGCAATTGTAACTGCAGCTTTTGCAT GAAGAAAAGGGGGCACAAACCTACTGGTATACTTGTGCACACAGCTAAGTCAATTGGTTTTTCTTCGGTTTCGGAGATGCTTCTAGTTAGAGGTTCCGATAATCAGTCAGGAAAG GAACCTCCACTTTCCATACAAGAGAAACAGGACAAGAACATTGTAAGTGAAGATACTGATATTGATCTTGCCGACCAAAAATGTAAGAAGGTGAAAGAGGAAAATGTGCAGGATGGAAGGTATAATGATGTTGTCCAGGAGATGCAGAATGGAGACCTAAAAAGTGGGACAAAAGGGAAAACTGTTCGTAGGAAACCTACAAAATTGAAAGTTGAAAAAGATTCTATTTGCTCCATCAGTAGAAGTATTGTTGCTGAAATTCCACTTCCGGAAGGATCAGAATTGAAATCTGTGTTATCGATTGAACTGCAACCTGAAGAAGTTGGCCATGCATTGCAGTTCTTAGAATTTTGCACTGCTTTTGGAGAG GTTATTGAACTCAAGAAAGATGAGCCTCAGTACATTCTCAGAGACATAGTTCGTGGGGGGCGTGTGCGTGAAGGGAAATCTTCTCCAGTTGCACAGTTTCTTGTCCAGTCATTATCACTGATACAATCTGATTCTGGAGAAGG GTCTCCTGTGATAAGCCATTCTTTAAGCCACAAAAATTCATGGCTTCGTGCACTGCATAAATGTCTCTctgaatcaaaatatttatcagAACAACTAAAATTAGATCAGTTTGATGGAGGAGCGGACAGTTACGATAGTCTGAACTCAATTGAAAGGCTTATACTTGTGAACTTTGTCTGTGATGAAGTTCTTTGCACCAG CAAGGTAAGGACTTATATCGATGAACAAAAGTTGAAATTTTATGAGAAggtgaaagaaaataaagaaaaagtggTTGCTGCAAAACAAAAA AAAAAACAATTGAAACAGCAGATGAGGGACGAGGTGGCTCAAGCTATCATTGCAAAAAATAGCATTCCCCTTTCCATTTCCGAACATGAAGCCATAGTATCAAAAAATAAGATGCAAGTAGCCGAAGCTCATGATGAGATGCTGCAGTCAAAAGAGATGTTGTGCACAG AAAAACAATACTGCAAGGCTATTAGGACAAAGCCCATTCTCGTAGACACAGAAGGCCACTCATTTTGGAGATTGAAGggttttgatgatgagtttaaCGTTTTACGTCTAG ATGCAAGTCTCCAACCTGAATCTGAGTACAGTGAAAAATGGTTCATATATGAAGAGCAGAAGGAAGAGATGGAGAAATATTTATCTTTCAG GCAAACAAGATGA
- the LOC124922418 gene encoding uncharacterized protein LOC124922418 isoform X2, with protein MASTVLKNHLPLSPTTQETEPNNIITLTEWGLKTRLVSRENSISRRFSASYLRNLRDDTKSFRSNFTISSTTSSPGYPLFKDFDQEIIDPSTYSFTNAIRALQARSSNCWEMISPSREGICLNSKWTEAEKYISNPLSGEVPIACLSSKTLENTSFRHLTGKITMSAPLLYSSLSRQPCPVSPLIISHDHQDQDQELHHHFPHSPDKKLRTRDVGTQSSTPLEVSSRGSSPIQDQNEIIKKKTDIVDDDSLLLSIIAKLKFDDKVEVKEVSREKGVEEEEEKKGDMELKKSIINGRKKTMTGRCLPWKGGLWVVCKSGQRRSGEEQKTSCSNRQRKKSISVHNHII; from the exons ATGGCATCGACGGTCTTAAAAAACCACCTTCCGTTGAGTCCAACGACCCAAGAAACAGAGCCTAATAATATAATCACCCTCACAGAATGGGGACTGAAAACTCGTCTTGTCAGCCGTGAAAACTCCATTTCTAGAAGGTTTTCAGCTTCATACCTACGTAATTTGAGAGATGATACCAAATCTTTCCGATCAAACTTCACCATTTCCAGCACCACTTCTTCCCCTGGTTATCCCCTCTTCAAAG ATTTTGATCAGGAAATTATTGATCCATCAACTTATTCCTTCACTAACGCCATTCgag CTCTACAAGCGAGATCATCAAACTGTTGGGAAATGATATCTCCATCGCGGGAAGGGATTTGTTTGAACTCGAAATGGACTGAAGCTGAGAAATATATATCAAACCCTTTATCTGGAGAAGTTCCAATCGCCTGTCTTTCTTCAAAAACACTTGAAAACACTTCATTCCGTCACTTAACTGGAAAGATAACAATGTCAGCTCCTCTTCtttactcttctctctctagacaACCTTGTCCAGTTTCCCCTCTCATCATCTCACATGATCATCAAGATCAAGATCAAGAGCTTCATCATCATTTCCCTCATTCGCCag ATAAGAAGTTGAGGACAAGAGATGTTGGAACACAGAGTAGTACACCATTAGAGGTTAGTTCACGTGGTTCAAGCCCAATTCAAGATCAGAATGAAATCATCAAGAAGAAGACAGATATTGTTGATGATGACTCCCTTCTTCTTTCTATTATTGCTAAATTGAAGTTTGATGATAAG GTGGAAGTGAAAGAGGTATCTAGAGAGAAAggagtagaagaagaagaagagaagaaagggGATATGGAATTGAAGAAATCAATAATTAATGGTAGGAAGAAGACAATGACTGGTAGATGCTTGCCGTGGAAGGGTGGTTTATGGGTGGTGTGTAAATCAGGGCAGCGAAGAAGTGGGGAAGAACAGAAGACCAGCTGCAGCAATAGACAAAGAAAGAAGAGTATTTCAGTTcacaatcatattatataa
- the LOC124919361 gene encoding uncharacterized protein LOC124919361 isoform X2 — protein MAIASTAASETKPESNSKVKGQGGRKKKEKGSQIPEDGTLSQSSEIVEEKQKQKRKRTENPGVRLIGGRLYDSENGKSCHQCRQKTMDVMAPCKNKKKDKQCTILYCHKCLLNRYGEKAEQVSVVEDWFCPRCRGNCNCSFCMKKRGHKPTGILVHTAKSIGFSSVSEMLLVRGSDNQSGKEPPLSIQEKQDKNIVSEDTDIDLADQKCKKVKEENVQDGRYNDVVQEMQNGDLKSGTKGKTVRRKPTKLKVEKDSICSISRSIVAEIPLPEGSELKSVLSIELQPEEVGHALQFLEFCTAFGEVIELKKDEPQYILRDIVRGGRVREGKSSPVAQFLVQSLSLIQSDSGEGSPVISHSLSHKNSWLRALHKCLSESKYLSEQLKLDQFDGGADSYDSLNSIERLILVNFVCDEVLCTSKVRTYIDEQKLKFYEKVKENKEKVVAAKQKKKQLKQQMRDEVAQAIIAKNSIPLSISEHEAIVSKNKMQVAEAHDEMLQSKEMLCTEKQYCKAIRTKPILVDTEGHSFWRLKGFDDEFNVLRLDASLQPESEYSEKWFIYEEQKEEMEKYLSFRQTR, from the exons ATGGCCATTGCTTCAACGGCTGCTTCAGAAACGAAACCAGAGTCTAATTCGAAAGTTAAGGGTCAGGGCGGTCGTAAGAAAAAGGAGAAGGGCTCACAGATACCAGAAGATGGTACCTTATCGCAGTCATCAGAGATCGTGGAGGAGAAGCAGAAGCAGAAGAGGAAGAGAACTGAGAATCCAGGTGTTCGTCTTATCGGCGGTCGCTTATACGATTCTGAGAATGGGAAATCTTGTCATCAG TGTCGACAAAAGACCATGGATGTTATGGCACCTTGcaagaataagaaaaaagatAAACAATGCACGATCCTGTACTGCCATAAGTGTTTGTTGAATAG GTATGGCGAGAAAGCAGAGCAGGTGTCAGTTGTAGAGGATTGGTTTTGTCCTAGGTGCCGAGGCAATTGTAACTGCAGCTTTTGCAT GAAGAAAAGGGGGCACAAACCTACTGGTATACTTGTGCACACAGCTAAGTCAATTGGTTTTTCTTCGGTTTCGGAGATGCTTCTAGTTAGAGGTTCCGATAATCAGTCAGGAAAG GAACCTCCACTTTCCATACAAGAGAAACAGGACAAGAACATTGTAAGTGAAGATACTGATATTGATCTTGCCGACCAAAAATGTAAGAAGGTGAAAGAGGAAAATGTGCAGGATGGAAGGTATAATGATGTTGTCCAGGAGATGCAGAATGGAGACCTAAAAAGTGGGACAAAAGGGAAAACTGTTCGTAGGAAACCTACAAAATTGAAAGTTGAAAAAGATTCTATTTGCTCCATCAGTAGAAGTATTGTTGCTGAAATTCCACTTCCGGAAGGATCAGAATTGAAATCTGTGTTATCGATTGAACTGCAACCTGAAGAAGTTGGCCATGCATTGCAGTTCTTAGAATTTTGCACTGCTTTTGGAGAG GTTATTGAACTCAAGAAAGATGAGCCTCAGTACATTCTCAGAGACATAGTTCGTGGGGGGCGTGTGCGTGAAGGGAAATCTTCTCCAGTTGCACAGTTTCTTGTCCAGTCATTATCACTGATACAATCTGATTCTGGAGAAGG GTCTCCTGTGATAAGCCATTCTTTAAGCCACAAAAATTCATGGCTTCGTGCACTGCATAAATGTCTCTctgaatcaaaatatttatcagAACAACTAAAATTAGATCAGTTTGATGGAGGAGCGGACAGTTACGATAGTCTGAACTCAATTGAAAGGCTTATACTTGTGAACTTTGTCTGTGATGAAGTTCTTTGCACCAG CAAGGTAAGGACTTATATCGATGAACAAAAGTTGAAATTTTATGAGAAggtgaaagaaaataaagaaaaagtggTTGCTGCAAAACAAAAA AAAAAACAATTGAAACAGCAGATGAGGGACGAGGTGGCTCAAGCTATCATTGCAAAAAATAGCATTCCCCTTTCCATTTCCGAACATGAAGCCATAGTATCAAAAAATAAGATGCAAGTAGCCGAAGCTCATGATGAGATGCTGCAGTCAAAAGAGATGTTGTGCACAG AAAAACAATACTGCAAGGCTATTAGGACAAAGCCCATTCTCGTAGACACAGAAGGCCACTCATTTTGGAGATTGAAGggttttgatgatgagtttaaCGTTTTACGTCTAG ATGCAAGTCTCCAACCTGAATCTGAGTACAGTGAAAAATGGTTCATATATGAAGAGCAGAAGGAAGAGATGGAGAAATATTTATCTTTCAG GCAAACAAGATGA